One Vicia villosa cultivar HV-30 ecotype Madison, WI linkage group LG5, Vvil1.0, whole genome shotgun sequence genomic window, TTCTTCCTTTGCTAATATTCTTCCATAAACATAGAACCACTAAAAATCTTCCACCTGGTCCTAAAGGCCTTCCCATAATAGGAAATCTTCATCAACTAGACATTTCTAAACTTTATCTTCAATTATCACAATTCTCAAAAATATATGGTCCTATATTTTCACTTCAACTTGGTTTTAGACAAGCTATTGTTGTTTCTTCAGCTGAAATTGCAAAAGAAGTATTGAAAAACAATGGTCATGTGTGTTCTAATAGACCTATGTTATATGGTCAACAAAAATTAACCTATAATGGATCAGAAATGGTATTTTCTCCTTATGGTGAAGTTTGGAGAGAGCTAAGAAAAATTTCTGCTGTTCATATTTTTAGTTCCAAACGTGTATCATATTATTCTTCTATAAGAAAATTTGAGGTGAAGAAAATGATCAAAAAAATTTCTGAGCATACTAGTTCTTCAAGTAATATAAATTTGAGTGAGTTATTGATTTCACTCTCAAGTACTATAATATGTAGAATTGCTTTTGGGAAAAGCTATGAGGATGAAGGACATGAGAGAAGTAGGTTTCATGGATTGTTGCATGAGTTTCAAGCTTTGCTAGCAGAATTCTTTGTGGCTGATTATATTCCATACATGGGTTGGATTGATAAAGTGAGAGGATTGCATGGTCGAGTTGATAGAAATTTCAAGGAGTTTGATGAATTTTATCAAGAGATTATTGATGAACATTTGGCTCCAAATAGAGAACAAATTAAAGATGAAGAGGATATTGTTGATGTCTTACTCAAATTGAAGAAACAAAATTTGTCTTCAATTGATCTCACTTTTGATCACATCAAAGGAGTCCTTGTGGtatgatattttaattaattttccttcttaacttttgtgttaatttttttttttaatttcttctttttaaGTATTAGGTTAATTGTCAATTATTTTTTTAGGAGAGTAATAAAGAGCcaaaacaacaataaaataacAAGAACAATCCCACCAAGAAGCCCATggcgaagaaaaaaaaaatagttaatatgATACCTAACTATAGCGAGGGTTCCACAACTCATCTGCAAAATTTTATATGAATAACCATCTTTTTCAATATTATTCTCACAATAaccatcattttttatttatttttatctaaaaaaatttatttatgccAGATAAATTGGAatctctttttaaaaattaatatgtaTCGCCAATTAAATTATCAACTGTATATAGTGTAGTCAAGGTCATTAAATAAAACCAGTCACCAGTGACTAAAATTTTGTGATTGCCTATTCGGTCtcgaaaaaaagttttaatataAAACTTAATTTATATAAGAAAATCAGAGACCGAAattcggtcactaatatttttaattatattttattaatttaatcatctttaatttttttattttaaaaatatttcatcttttttttgtgtaataaataaaatatataattatataaaatatttatatcattttatattttaaattaaattttatttttattatac contains:
- the LOC131601460 gene encoding cytochrome P450 71A1-like; this encodes MFSILNLLLLCIILPLLIFFHKHRTTKNLPPGPKGLPIIGNLHQLDISKLYLQLSQFSKIYGPIFSLQLGFRQAIVVSSAEIAKEVLKNNGHVCSNRPMLYGQQKLTYNGSEMVFSPYGEVWRELRKISAVHIFSSKRVSYYSSIRKFEVKKMIKKISEHTSSSSNINLSELLISLSSTIICRIAFGKSYEDEGHERSRFHGLLHEFQALLAEFFVADYIPYMGWIDKVRGLHGRVDRNFKEFDEFYQEIIDEHLAPNREQIKDEEDIVDVLLKLKKQNLSSIDLTFDHIKGVLVDMLVAATDTTSATSVWILTALIKNQRVMNKLQEEIRNIGGKKDFLDENDIQNFPFLRAVIKETLRLYLPAPLLVPRESNENCIISGYNIPAKTILYVNAWAIQRDSKVWKNSEEFYPERFLESSINFLGQDFELIPFGAGHRICPGLSLAVASIELILANLLYSFDWKLPHGLVKEDIDTEMLPGITQHKKNPLFLVAKSSM